One region of Thunnus albacares chromosome 8, fThuAlb1.1, whole genome shotgun sequence genomic DNA includes:
- the utp11 gene encoding probable U3 small nucleolar RNA-associated protein 11: MSSFRKALKSRQRNHHERSQPGFRKNLGLLEKKKDYKLRADDYHKKQNTLAALRKKALEKNPDEFYFKMISSQLQDGVHVPKKAKEEVEVTEEQKKVMRTQDIKYVEMKRVAEAKKIERLKGELHLLDADSKQKNKHTFFVDSKKEVESFELANHLNTVPELVDRVFNRPTLKTLETKSIQGAVEPHSIKKLARQRKHQYKILSQRIDREKKMYVISQKIQTRKDIQDKNKKVKVKKETPNAAAIYKFEAKRKR, from the exons ATGTCTTCGTTCAGGAAAGCGCTGAAATCCCGACAGAGAAACCACCATGAAAGATCTCAG CCTGGTTTCAGGAAAAATTTGGGATTgctggaaaagaagaaagactaCAAACTCCGTGCAGA TGACTAccacaagaaacaaaacactctTGCTGCTCTGCGAAAGAAAGCTCTGGAGAAGAACCCAGATGAGTTTTACTTCAAAATGATCAGCTCTCAACTGCAG GATGGAGTTCATGTACCAAAAAAAGCaaaggaggaagtggaggtgACAGAGGAGCAGAAGAAAGTGATGAGGACACAGGATATCAAATATGTGGAGATGAAGAGGGTGGCAGAGGCAAAG AAAATTGAGAGACTGAAAGGAGAACTCCATCTTCTGGATGcagacagcaaacaaaaaaacaagcacacatTTTTTGTGGATTCCAAGAAGGAAg TTGAGTCTTTTGAGCTGGCGAACCACCTCAACACAGTCCCCGAGCTGGTGGACAGAGTGTTTAACAGACCAACTCTGAAAACTCTGGAGACTAAGAGCATCCAGGGAGCTGTAGAGCCTCACAGTATCAAG AAGCTGGCCAGGCAAAGGAAGCACCAGTATAAAATTCTTTCCCAGAGAATTGACagggaaaagaaaatgtacGTCATCAGCCAGAAGATCCAGACCCGCAAGGACATACAG GATAAGAACAAGAAAGTTAAGGTAAAAAAGGAGACACCCAATGCTGCAGCTATCTACAAGTTTGAGGCCAAGAGGAAACGCTGA